AATAGATAAATTACCTACAGATAGTTGTTTAAACGCTAAACAAGATGCTGAGAAATCCTAGGAGTATGTTACAAGCAAATCTACAGTAAAATCTTGATTTACTGATGAAGTTTCAGGTCAAATTTTTTCTAAGCTTCCGTAATAAAAAGTAAagtggaaaattatattttgagtgTAAATAAGGACTCGAGTTCTCTGTTTTCACAATAATATCAACTTCCCATTTTTAATTGGGCAAATCATGCTTATATCATAACAATTTAAAATGGGTGAAGTTTACATACGCTTAAGGTACGTTCGAGGGTACACCCTGATGTAAGTTTCGGCATTTTACACTTCAAAAATCATGACGGATAGAGGAAAGTTATTAGAAGACTTTCATTGGTCATAATTACAGCTCTCTGAGGCActatacttttcaaaatttggctcTTGGGTTACCAAGATATTTAACTTTTATTGCTCTCATCTCTTTCCTGCAGATTTGATTTTCTGATTCTGATCCTAAGCGTTGCCACGTGTCTTATTTCTGAGTGGGGCTGTTACGCGCTCTAGacggaacaaaaaaaaaaattcatttatcgGATGATTTCAAAAGCAAGAAACcagtttttttattccatcAGTGAATAGTAATTCCTTCTTAAAGTTTTGAAGGCTTTTGTTCACAAAATCCATGACCTCCATGTTACTGCCTAAGTGTTTACATGCTAAATCTGATTTAAGGTGCAGAAAAAAGGAAAGTCCTTTGGTGCATAATCTGGAATTATTAGAGATAGGGAACAATTTCCTAACAATTTAGTTTCCAACTAATCTGAAATAATCTGAGCTGCATGCAGCTGAACTTTGCCGTACAGAAGCAGAACTGTCTGACTCAGAAGTCTGTGCCGTTTTCTTTTGACTGAAAGTTCTTTCCTGCATGGATAGGTTCTCCTAGCAGCAAGTAAACAACAAACAATACGCTCTTGGCGTCTCAGAAAATCAATGTCATGCTCTTGCGCCCTGACAATGTTACCGACATGTAAGTTAGGAATGGATTAAATTAGATCTGCAGCGAAAAGAGGTGGGTGCCGGAAAAGTTAAGTATCACAGCGATCCAGAAACCAAATATAAAAACTATGGTTCGTTTAAACTGAGGGTATGATCACCGAAATATATTTCAAGGGTTTTGTGTGGCTatcattattattgaaaaataaaataggaaaactAACTTTGGGATACACCATCACAACTTAAAAATTAGGGGCTAAAATCAAAGTTAGGACTATCCCTGATTAAGGTTATTGCTCAGACATAATTTTAGATGTAAAGTTTCTTTAGATAAAAGAAAAACCAGATCATTGAAATTTCCGAATATTCCAATGAAGTCTAATTAATCAAGAATTATGTTACTGTGACGAGCACTGTGAATTGCAGAAATGTAAGATTGAGCATaataaattgatatttttcaaaaatgactaATGGTTACACAGTGTATGAAGGATAAAGGCAAACATGAATGGTGCTATGGGTGCTGCACTTACTCGGCAAAcattaaaacaaagaaaaaaacttatgaGATAAAGGAACATTCTTTCATgactgtgaaaaaaataaacctaaAAGATGATTCTAAGTGTAGCATTTGCCCACAAAGAAACTAAAAAGTGCGGCAGAGCCACAATATGAACTGAGTGAAGTCTTATCATTACATCACCTtcctttccggccaaagtatcacaagcgccatttgcCATTGAATGCTAAATTGCAGGACAtctcaatttaatttgaattttttcctttaaaacttttatacatgctctcatgaaaattttatggattaATTTTgctaataaaaaatattgggtaTAATTTACAAGTGATTCTGCTCATCAGTTTTTGGGTAATAAATTAGACAAGTTTGAGAAGTTTGGCGCCGGAGTGCCTAAGCACTAATGAAGCTTGtaatactttgaccggaaggtgatgaTTAGTGAATCTTTCAAGGACAAATTTGAAATATTCCTGAGTTTCAAGAGATCAGCTCGGTCAGATGACTATGATAGACCATAAGGTATCATATTATACAAAACAAGAGATAAATAACAAAGATGGTTGTTTTGTTTGAAATAGAAAAGAAACGGAGGAAAGATTGtctaaattttcaaggaatttacaATTGGAGCATTACTAAATTAATCAGAAAAATCACAATTATTTCTTTCTCCATGCACGAATTATATCTAGAGCCTTATTTAAAGTCGCACACCATTCTAGCCTCTCTTCTTTGGTATCAGTGGAGAGAAGATGGCGAACCATGGTGTGCGCAGCATGTCTCACCAACACCAACGAGTCTTCATCTTCATCCCTTGCTGGTCTGATTGTTTCCAGTAAGAAGGTATTTGGCCGTGCACAGATATCTCGACTAACAGCACTTATTGATTGAGACGTGCAAGTATTTAAATCTATAGTGTCGATGGGAAGCTGAAAcaagtaaaattatcaattagttagatgtttttatgatttttaattCATGTTGAGATCAAAAAGTTCAAGACAGTTTTGAGAGTGAAATTATAGGAGTacaatttggcaattctcatttttttggaatAATATCTTGGTAAGTATGCATTTAGAGAAGAGAGATTGGttggaaaattgagaaaaaattgcaagaaatattttttaaccgATTTTCAGGGAGTTGTAAACCATATTATTGGCACAATAAGCTGTGTGCAAAATGTGatatttgttaatattttaggAATGGTTGCATGTATTAAAATATGGTTTAAACGAGACTGTCTCAAGTAAAAATGggcaaattttttcatgaaCCCCAGCCCCTTGGAAGGCAGATGACTAGGGCcaacttgcaaattttgaatgggCGCCCCACCCCCGTTGTAGGGCACCTCGTTGGAAAGaacaacaaaaatttaaattttcagcaaaagCCACAGGATCAATATATACTAAAAATGCCAGCTGGTCGAAGTCCAATATGACGGAAAATCAATACCTCTGTTGTTCACTGACGGATTATGATGAAATTGAATTAACAGGGGGTTTTTGCCACAAAAAGAAGGTATTCGCCACCAGAATTGTGAAGTtgtgattaatttttaaaattgcaccTTAGAAAATGGTGGAAAGTGGGTTAGGATGTTCTGAATTAGAAAGgtaaaaatgtttctttcagTACCTTGGTTCGTTCATCATCAGGATACTTCCAATACGAAAGACTGTCACCTTTCAATAAACACCAACGACGATGCCAGGCCCCAAAACCGGAAACGTCCTCAAACATAGTTAAGAAACCTCGTTGCTCGACAGTTGGCGATAACTCGCAACTTAATTTTAACTGCACTTTTCCATCCAGAGGGTTTGAGTAAGTAACCTAGGAATatggaaggaaaaaatttacatttgagATTGTAATGGCTGAAGATATTGCTAAACCTCGCTTTTCATGGGTGAGGTGTGGTTTTCTTTGGCCAAGAGTTAGAACTCTTTGTTGACTCTTATTTTTCTAATAGGTCTGTTGAGCACAAGTGATACAGGTAAATGAATAAACTTTTCACAGGAAAAACTGCCCAAAAATAATACTgagtagcaaaaaaaaaatcaggaattcaCTGCAtatctttcattttcaaattttttgcaacTGCGAGCACCTTTTTCTTCCTTGCTGACGATTAGGTTCGTCAAAAAAAGATGTTAAAAAAGTAACCTATCTTCTATATACGAATAATGCTGCATGCTGTTTCCAATCTCGCACATGTACGATTTCGGTCGATTTATAGTActtatgttttgtttttctgcTTCTatataaggtaaaaaaaatgttttgaaacaaCAGAAATTTCATGTGAGAGAAACTGATAAGAGTTTGCGAGATTGTTTTTATATTCAGGTtaggtttttttacatttctttcCAAGTAGACTTGGTTACCAGCAACCCCGATAAAAGTACCCATGCAGACAGGAAATTGGGAAGTGCAAGTTACTACACAAATTGTACATTGATGTGTGAATTTAAAACTTTCCTTCACATAATTTGTACTTACTCATCGTCATTTTTACcggattttaactttttaaagcCTTCTATTCGTGTATCTGTATCTCATGTATGCAACAGACTCATTGTGCAGCTACGACCCCAAATGGCTACCAACCTGAATCTTTGAGCTTACATGCTCCACACTTTGCGACTGCTTTGTGCCACAATTTCACGGTTGTATTCCGTAAAGTCTTGAAACTAAAATTCGTTGCAAGGATACTTTGCATTGGAAGCAGAGTATTTAGTTAAATATGAAATTCTTACGAAGTGTGTGTTGACGATGCCATTATATGgaataaataagttaaaaacttgCCTTGTTCAAAGTAAATTGAGTTCGCTGAACTTCACGGAGAGAGAATACAATATATCCAACCATTGTGAATCTGGAGGCTCTTGAGCAGGAAGCCCCAGGGACAGGTGGGACAGCCAGGGTAGTTGATTTAGAgttatttttttgcttcttcggAGTGATTCTGAATTTATGcaaatcctgaaaaattttatgcaaaaagttaACGAAAGTTGAGGATACTTGATTTAGATGTTTTTTTACTGACTTCTTTAGTGAAATTCTGCATTGACAAtgagtcaaattaaaaaaaaaaagcaaagggATAATATAATATGTATACCCATAAAGATAATGATATGAATGGAAGCTTGTGTATCCTTTAGCACTAAGAGGGagaattatttttacttttaccatGGATTTGTGAGATATTTTGAATCTGGCTAAGAAATACGCTGATACTACGTGATGCAAAACATAAGTATTCTCCGTTCCTGTGAACCAATTTTTGGGGGCCTTCTGCTCagattttctgacttttcctgGTCTTCCATGAATCATTGCTTTCCCTCGACTCTTCAAGGGTATTCTTGCCTGCCTCTGCAAAGGGGTTCGCGGGACTTTAAGAACATGAGACTGATTGTAATACAAAGTGTAGGATCGGGGGAAAGACTAATGGATGCATGATGCAAATAAATTAATCAATGTTCAGTTGATTCAGAGACACCGATTATTTACTAAGCCCCTGGGGTTTtcattgaaacaaaaaataaaaatagtttcTTAAACGTCATCATGCCAAAAAGCTTGACCCTACGAGTAGTTTTAATGCTTAAAATGGGCTACggttaaaaaatagaaaaaatgggaaaatccTATACTTTTCTACACGGATGTAGGAACGACTGGCTTAAAGATCTGCGTATTGTCCCTCAGGTTGTTGTCTGTGGATAGGGCAGAGGTTTTgtgtatgtttttcttttccgtgCAGATGATTGTTAATTTTTCTTGCTAAACATGCATACTTGAACTGTGATGTAGACATAATTCACTTTTGCTAATATGAGAACTTTTGTACAAGTACTCACAAAAAAAGGTTCCTTGAATTGccattttttggaggattgtaattttttggtgctttctttgaaatttctttaaatttaattcaatgaaaaaatttaatactgaatatttttcattacaaTAAACACATTTCCTCACTGCTTTGACCTTGAGGGGAGAGATGTCCCCCACCAGAAAATTATTGAACATGAGTAAGCTTCTGCATGATCATTCTGATGCAATGTTAATGTGATGAATTATAGGAATTGAGGCTTACCTTTTTATTGGAATTAAAATGTTTTGCATCATGAGAAACAGCTTCTTTACTTCGCGCTAGCAAATCATAAATTTCTATGGTCACTTTAAAATCAGAGTATAGCTTAGGAAAAGTCAAGCTATTAGGGAACTGCATGTAAACGATTCCTTTTGATGTTTGCTGTGCGTTATCCATAGTTGCAGTCATCATTGATGTTCCCAGAACAACTTCATCACATTTCAGTAAACAGACAAAATGATGGCACATTTCCTCTGGAAGAAGAagacacattttgaaaaattaacaaaaaatgaaCTCTTTATAAAGCACGATAGGTGATCCACTGCTAACACACGGCTAACTATAGCAGTGTGTACGCACACATATTCATAAATTAAGAGAATAAGTAAAAATTATAAAGCACTAGATTGATATTAAGTTATGGAGCAGTGATTACGGCCAAAAATCGAAACGAAGTACCTCccttgtggtgtttcaaaatttctgctcctcttttatttttacgtAGAGAACCAAGCCAACTTTCTgctttcaattacataaaaaatattttgccaacagagaagaaaaacaagaaagttttcaagagattacATTGACTacttttccccaagaaaataTAAGCATGACCAAGAAGTGTGTGATGTCACAAACAGAGGTACGTAGCTTCGCACTTTGGACGTTGAAATACTAAAAATTCATTTATCAAACCGTTTAATAGCATATCCACATACCACACAATAATCTTCCTGAATTGATCTTAAATGAATCGGTGAGAACAAAAACATACCAACTcgataaaatgaaatgaacaaGACACGCGCGAAACTGCGCAGTAGTTGAAGAAGTTGCcacaagaaaaagatttttggtacTGAAAGAcgagtacttaaggacactttaaaggtccaagttggagcAGATGCGTTAACTCCAGTGACCTTTATGAAATGTGACTCTTTTTAAtagaaattgagcatttttaagtttccgagttggtgtgttctcCTTCTCCCGGATTCAAATGTTAAGTGTATTGATAAATAAATCAGTTTTTGGTACATCGATTTTCAATTAGTCACTGCTTTCTTGTGCGAAATTGGATGCGttcatgctaaaagaaactatgtgcataggatttgcatgcaacacagttctttttagcataaataagtccagTTTACCTTTAAATTACAGCAGTTTTGGTCTTTAGACTATTTTCTATAGAATGCATACTGTTTAAGGTACATATTGGTGGGTTCGAAAAATCACCTATGATCGCCCAGTATTTCCATAAGGCAGCCTGTTTGAATACATTGCACCCTGTTCTGGACTGTGTGGGGAGTAACTAGGCTATACCCACTAAGTTTCAAACGGAAGCACAAAAATGCTGTAAAGATCATGGACTAGGTATGGAGTAAAATGAACAATATTCAAAACCTTCCATCTCCACTGTATCCAAATCATCATACAAATCTACCTCATAAAAATGATCAACACTTGTACCTGTTACCCTGCAGGCTTGAATTTAAGGTAATAGGTACATTCTTTTCATATCACCTAAAATGCTTTACTGAATAACTTTGCAATGGCTGGAAAGAGTTTCAAATATGGGTCAAATAATGAAATAATAGTTGGAAAGAACAAAAACTACATACTTGGAGCCAAAAAAGGGAAAGTAGAACGATCTAAGGGGCACAGAGGGAATGTtattggggagggggggcccTTATAAATGCGTTCTTAAACAGCTTACATAAAACCGAGTGAGTACCAAATTGCACGACAATGTtaacacaattttcaaaatccaatgaaaatttaaatttttaagaagatTTCTTACCTCTTGCAGCTATCTGTATGGCATCAAATTTAACAGGCAGGGTTATTTCTGATACCGTTAACGATCCTTGATCCAGCAAGTTATTCATGTTTGGTTTCCTTGGTCTAACCGTTCCTTCAACTTTCAATCTTTGAGCCTCATTCATCGCTGCTTGCCGCCTGTGGGCTGAATTGGGacagaaaattatatttttgtgatagaagaaagagagagttttaaaaataatgagaccATGTCTGAGTAATAATTGACTTAAGAAACCATGTAAAAATGGGCAGAACAGTTTAAGACCCAGGCAAAGGGACTTGGCCCCTCCCAGGAAGCTCAAGGAATTTTTATAAATGAGTGTAAGGCAGATTTTTTACCTTCAAAATTCAAGTAGATCAATTTTTAGGCAAGAACAGCTTTTCAAAATTGCTCCTgaaacaactcaatttttcaaaatacactGGCCTCCTGGACCCCTTTTAAGGTCGAGGAAATCCCCCAAACCCCCCTGTTGAGTTCGGagagttcaattttttctcctcgatGGGGTGTTTTTTGGTATCCCCTAGATCCTGCCCCTTGACACTGGTGTCTTTCTAACCTCCCCACCCCACCGAAAGTTCCTAATTCTGCCCATGgatgtaaaatatttaattattcgGAAATATAGACATGAGACTGCATCAGATGTAAAAGAATGGTATAAGCTTAAAATGGCAcaagtaaaagtaaaaaatactgGACATAAtattaaaacttaatttaaatgtTCCTTCCACactacaaatcgacggtgtaagtcggcaatcacatatctcgtttgcggtgcctgaaaatctccgcctctatgttaattttttaaaggagaacaaattgaaatcattccttgaagtttttgcagaattttcttcacacagagaagaaaaatcacggcaattttaaagaattttcgttgagtggttttccgtttaaaaaataaagtatgacaggaagtctgcgacgtcgcaaaccgcgttatgtgattgccgacttacaccgtcgaaatgcttgCTGAGATAACATACTGAAAACGCTTTGGTTATGTAGATAAATGCTGCTCTTCAGAGAGCCATACCTCTCTTTCAAAATGACAGgtttttgacaaaatacctTTATtgcttttggaaaaaatccTTGCATTCAATGCATCAATTGTCTTCAGTGTTGAATGCGAggttttccttccaaaaaaaatcctccttttatttctctgaattttgctaattttttggtTGAGAATGATTCTTGAGGCTCacgcgcaggggctatcgtccctcttctggctaaaaattcaaaattttctgagatttttcacTTAATTTCTGCTACGCATTGCAGGCTATTTCGACCAAGTCAGAAATCGGGTCAAATTATCTTAATCTCTTCGTCTCAAAAATACTACTTCCTTGCTGAAAACTTAGAGCAGGAGTATAGAAATAAAAAGAGTTATTTCTAAAAAGTAGCTTACTTGCAAGAAGTAAAAGTCGATCCGCCTCAATCTGCTCAGCAGAGTCATGAAATTCGACCAATGAGGAGCACAAATTTAAGGCCTGATTGGCTTGAGCGATGGCTGTAGCTTCGGCTGAGATCTTCAGCTGGAGTtcagcgatttttttgcttactgCTTCTCTCTCAAGCTCTTCGTCCTTCTTGGAAGATTGACAACTTATTGAGCTGATGCTCTGATGTACTACTTTCTTGACAAGTGAAGACCCATGCTTCTATAAAAATATTGAACAACCATTATCAGCCGACGAATTAAGcagagaaaatatactaagCTAGACGAGAAgagcatgcacatttttttagaaaacagTCCAAGGGCCATATGTAAGTTTGagcttaaataattttaacACCTTCAATGGTTAATGTGATTGATTACTATTAAACTTATGAGGCTATTAAATGGCCACCTTAGGGTAGAGCGATTTCGacttttttaggaatttttttgaCGGGTAGTGAAAAATAGTTGGGAAATGGGCTGAAtttaatgtagaaaaaaatttaccaatAAATAACCaagaaataaaccaaaaaaaaaaaccattttttcactccacttgaaaattttttggaatatcttggctttgttttccctatGAAATGGTTTTGACCAAGCACCGTTCCACCGTGTAACGTAAAAACGCCGTTTTACATCTTCTGGAAACAACATGTagtagcagaaaaacttgtgtaccttcggacaatgtttttacagaatttttttgcaaatactatcaagaacttaagctgaaaatttaaggagTATGGGAAAGAcggtttttatttcataaagcggtaagttccaaaaaacgagggaaaatcttgatggatttacatcgttcttgcttagcatggcagcattctccaccttgttacatgcaGTTTGGGCCATTTCTTAGCGCTTTTTCTCCTATGTGAGAGATACACTATTTTGAGGAGCTATCTGcatttctttcatttcatttttcaagtgTTTTATCAAACATTGCAACTTTGCTTTCGTTCTCTTCTCCGAAGATTACTTCACATTCAACGGGAATTTAATTTGAATGCGAAATTTGGGCATGGAGCAATTCAAATATAATGCACTTACttcattttcatgttttgtTTTGCGATAAAAACTGACAGTATGGGTGAGAGGTTGCTCACAGTTGATTCCATCTCCATTTTCATTTCCTGTTTTCTGAGAGGGGTTAGTATTGAGCGCTGAATTATCATCAAAGCACACATCATGTGAGGATCCAGACGATTCACGAAACTGTTTTGGAGGAGTTGGACCAGATGAACCATTGTTGAGAGCTAACTTATCCGAAGTTTTATCATTGGAGTCGAAGTCGCATTCACTTGCTGACAGCGTGTTAAGGCTAATTtgtctctaaaaaagtaagtaaatatgaatgaaaaattattcaaggtGTTCAAATCGAAAATACATCTGTAATGTAACTTTCTACATCTTTCCTTTTccatgaaaaagaacaaaaaaataatataatgtcTTATTATGGTGTTATCTTACAACCAGGTAGTCATTTATAGTAATCAATAAAAATCCTGCGAGGATGAGGCTCTGGTAGAATTCCGGAGAGTCTGAGCAAACCAGTATTTCAGTCAATCTTCATTAGCTCTTACTTGATccaaattaataattttcattgataTGAAAATAGGTATTAAAGCTACAAGAGTGATAGATACATAAGTAGTTGTATTCGTAGGTTCAAAACACATAGAGTCCAATGGGCTACTGCGAAACAAGGTGCGAATTCAAGTATTCTGATATGTAagtcttcatcaaaatttcctgtAGAACACGATATTACACAAGTAATATCTCCTAATTAAGACATTTAACCTTCTTGGATGCATAAATTTAGACCTTgcgctcatgaaaaaacaaaagtctacatgcgtcaaatcgcacactaaacatTACCGTAATGgtctctgcggtatgaaaatgaaacaacCTTAATCTCCGTGCTTTTGCTTCGCTGATACACGGTAttaacactttgaacaacacaagtCCGGGAGGGAACATTGCTTGATTAAGAAGCTTACCAAAATTGTTGTGGTGCTTGATTCGATTGGAGTGGACTATTGCTTTCTATGTGAGCAGGGAACTCAGAATTCTCAAGAGTAGTGTAAACTAAAAACTGTagtatcttggttaggagttgatttcagtaatttgtaTTGCATAAAttgtgttgtcaaattttggtcaggaaacatgtatcggaataCTTGAATTTGAACCTTGTGCCGTGGTCTATTCTTAATGCTGGAAACTCTAGTCTAATTTTCCCAAAAAGTGGGCTCGCTGCACCCAACTTTTTGAGtgcaaaaggaaaaataaatagtgATGATACTAACCTTAGACTCTTCAATTTCCTTGCCTCTCTTTTGTGCTAATCTAACAATCTTCTGACCAAGGCTGCTTTCACTGGATGCAACGGATTCATACGATGTATCTTGATCTTTAAGTTCCAAATTGGAGGTAGAAATATCtgcttctttaatttttgtatctgcttCAATCTTTTCTAAGAAAGCTCTTAGGTGATCAGGCTTCGGCGGAGGTGATGGTGGCAGGTGCAATGGGCCAGGCATtttgttttctgaaaaaagttaatTCGATTTAATGATGTCAACTTGCTCCACAAATCCTGTAATTTGGCGAAGAAGAATGAATTTTAGAAAGATAAATGACCGTCCACAAATCCATTTTTCAGTCTTTCTGCAACGTAACTGCAGCGCACCAGAGGTGGAAATCATCCTCAGGTAAATTCTTGATAGATAGGCACTGATTTGGAAACAATctaaaaaactataaattatgaGCACAGTTAAACAAGCACTCCGAAAACAAATTTATCGATAGTGTATTATAAATCTGATGTGACTGATGGAAAGGATTTTCAATGCAACGGCTCATTTTTTTGAGCTCCAATGCATTTGCTTTTAAAGCAAAAGA
This window of the Bemisia tabaci chromosome 3, PGI_BMITA_v3 genome carries:
- the LOC109034168 gene encoding anillin, producing MDAFTERMVERAQKRKERLNTHLKHPTDNLSKESLDLKENKNLLTSDLASNRMKGILQNGSISVSLDKTENTGFVLKANSEQNPASSAVEVSSISHLPNSKKTLQPQKMKPMEPLNSFKEASMKCRFLSEIGTTSGVPNSPKKSISIDPCELSIADRKALFERNKGQAPLPKAPYSQALPAQKKENGKPPIALPAKPPPIHVENKLIDRNIPARENKMPGPLHLPPSPPPKPDHLRAFLEKIEADTKIKEADISTSNLELKDQDTSYESVASSESSLGQKIVRLAQKRGKEIEESKRQISLNTLSASECDFDSNDKTSDKLALNNGSSGPTPPKQFRESSGSSHDVCFDDNSALNTNPSQKTGNENGDGINCEQPLTHTVSFYRKTKHENEKHGSSLVKKVVHQSISSISCQSSKKDEELEREAVSKKIAELQLKISAEATAIAQANQALNLCSSLVEFHDSAEQIEADRLLLLATHRRQAAMNEAQRLKVEGTVRPRKPNMNNLLDQGSLTVSEITLPVKFDAIQIAAREEMCHHFVCLLKCDEVVLGTSMMTATMDNAQQTSKGIVYMQFPNSLTFPKLYSDFKVTIEIYDLLARSKEAVSHDAKHFNSNKKDLHKFRITPKKQKNNSKSTTLAVPPVPGASCSRASRFTMVGYIVFSLREVQRTQFTLNKVTYSNPLDGKVQLKLSCELSPTVEQRGFLTMFEDVSGFGAWHRRWCLLKGDSLSYWKYPDDERTKLPIDTIDLNTCTSQSISAVSRDICARPNTFLLETIRPARDEDEDSLVLVRHAAHTMVRHLLSTDTKEERLEWCATLNKALDIIRAWRKK